The following proteins are co-located in the Bacillus pumilus genome:
- a CDS encoding 2,3-dihydro-2,3-dihydroxybenzoate dehydrogenase produces the protein MKYSGLSQKIVLITGAGQGIGQAVAQRLAEEGAIIAAVDANEDQLQSTVQQMNDEGIHAFAYPCDISDQTSVQHVVSQIEQQLGPIYLLVNVAGILRMGSINQLRADDWEQTFAVNTHGVFYVSQAVSKYMIKRTEGVIVTISSNAGGIPRMNMAAYAASKAAATSFTKTLGLELASYGIRCNVVSPGSTATPMQWALWSDEHGADNVIKGSLETYKTGIPLQKIADPQSIADAVLFFASEQASHITMQNLTIDGGATLGI, from the coding sequence ATGAAATATAGTGGTCTATCTCAAAAGATTGTGCTTATCACAGGAGCCGGACAAGGTATTGGACAAGCAGTTGCGCAAAGACTAGCCGAAGAAGGTGCGATCATTGCGGCAGTTGACGCAAATGAAGATCAACTGCAAAGTACTGTTCAACAAATGAACGATGAAGGAATACACGCCTTTGCCTATCCATGTGATATTAGCGATCAAACTTCTGTTCAACATGTTGTCAGCCAAATTGAACAGCAGCTTGGACCCATTTATTTACTGGTCAATGTAGCAGGCATTCTTCGAATGGGTTCTATTAACCAGCTTCGAGCAGACGACTGGGAACAGACCTTTGCAGTCAACACACATGGTGTCTTTTACGTATCTCAAGCTGTCTCCAAATACATGATAAAAAGAACAGAGGGAGTCATTGTGACCATCAGCTCTAACGCCGGTGGCATTCCTAGAATGAATATGGCTGCCTATGCCGCTTCAAAAGCAGCAGCTACTTCCTTTACAAAAACACTTGGATTAGAGCTAGCATCCTACGGAATTAGATGCAATGTCGTCTCTCCTGGCTCTACCGCAACACCTATGCAATGGGCGTTATGGTCTGATGAACATGGTGCAGACAATGTGATCAAAGGTTCATTAGAGACGTATAAAACCGGTATTCCTTTACAAAAAATCGCTGATCCTCAAAGTATCGCTGATGCAGTACTCTTCTTTGCATCTGAGCAAGCCAGTCACATTACGATGCAGAATCTGACGATTGATGGTGGCGCAACACTCGGAATCTAG
- the dhbC gene encoding isochorismate synthase DhbC — MKHSLLSTEEKVQLIQDYQPGSFFLASPKRTILAEGIFQHIETNQLNELSKRVAHVFDAAKQAGIRTPIVAGAVPFDPAQPVRLSVPAHVQFSDPLEFHQGDEKTEVAAPSYEVTPVPSPDVYMKGVNEGLAKIEKGELSKIVLSRSLHLKSNREMNTKAILERLALHNTTGYTFAANVADPKSSQERTLLGASPELLLSKTGSSVISNPLAGSRPRSSDPVEDQRRHDELLTSAKDLHEHAVVVDAVTKALAPYCHTLNVPASPSVIQTETMWHLSTVVKGELIDAGVSSIDLALSLHPTPAVCGTPTADARAAIQAIEPFDRGFFTGMIGWSDENGDGDWIVTIRCAEAEGHSLRLFAGAGVVKGSKAEEELAETSAKFNTMLHAMGIHHL; from the coding sequence ATGAAACATTCATTATTGTCGACAGAAGAAAAAGTACAGTTGATCCAAGACTATCAGCCAGGCTCTTTTTTCCTTGCTTCCCCTAAACGCACGATACTGGCAGAAGGGATCTTCCAGCATATTGAAACCAATCAGCTAAATGAACTATCCAAAAGGGTAGCGCACGTATTTGACGCTGCCAAACAAGCTGGTATTCGAACACCGATTGTTGCAGGTGCTGTTCCGTTTGATCCGGCGCAACCGGTTCGCTTAAGTGTTCCAGCCCACGTGCAGTTTAGTGATCCACTCGAATTTCATCAAGGTGATGAGAAGACGGAAGTGGCAGCTCCATCCTATGAGGTGACACCTGTCCCCTCTCCAGATGTCTACATGAAAGGTGTGAACGAAGGGTTAGCTAAAATTGAGAAAGGAGAGCTTAGCAAAATCGTACTCTCTCGATCTCTCCATCTCAAATCAAATCGAGAAATGAATACGAAAGCAATACTCGAACGGCTTGCTCTTCATAACACGACTGGCTATACGTTTGCTGCAAATGTAGCTGATCCGAAATCTTCCCAAGAGCGAACACTTCTTGGCGCAAGCCCTGAGCTGCTTCTTTCAAAGACTGGTTCATCTGTTATTTCCAATCCACTCGCTGGTTCTCGGCCACGCAGTTCAGATCCAGTAGAAGACCAGCGCCGTCACGATGAACTACTTACTTCAGCGAAGGATTTACACGAACATGCAGTGGTTGTCGATGCTGTCACTAAGGCGCTCGCTCCTTACTGTCATACACTAAATGTGCCTGCATCACCATCAGTCATACAAACAGAAACGATGTGGCATTTATCTACTGTCGTAAAAGGTGAATTAATAGATGCAGGAGTGTCTTCAATTGATTTAGCACTTAGCCTTCATCCAACACCCGCAGTATGCGGAACACCTACAGCAGATGCACGTGCAGCAATCCAAGCGATTGAACCCTTCGATCGAGGATTTTTCACAGGAATGATCGGCTGGTCAGATGAAAATGGTGATGGTGATTGGATTGTCACCATTCGTTGTGCAGAAGCTGAGGGTCACTCCCTTCGCCTATTTGCTGGTGCAGGAGTGGTCAAAGGATCAAAGGCAGAAGAAGAGCTAGCCGAAACATCTGCAAAATTCAACACGATGCTTCATGCTATGGGCATCCATCATCTATAA
- a CDS encoding (2,3-dihydroxybenzoyl)adenylate synthase yields MFVQPPTWPDEFAKRYRENGCWRGETFGGMLRARAASLGNKSAITYSHTHLSYQELDERVSSLAAGFHQLGIQKGSRVVVQLPNIPAFFEVIFALFRIGALPVFSLPSHRSSEITYFIEFAEADAYVITDIDGGFDYRSLARQVKEKLPSLPHVIVAGEAEEFLALDDLRKDPALDPQIHVEASDIAFLQLSGGSTGLSKLIPRTHDDYIYSLWKSNEVCELTQDSVYLATLPVAHNYPLSSPGVLGTLYAGGRVVLAPGSSPDVVFPLIEKERATITAVVPPIALIWLEAAPHRSDDLSSLKVLQVGGAKLSAEAAKHVMPALGCKLQQVFGMAEGLVNYTRLDDPEHVIIHTQGRPMSEYDEVLVVDDEDKPVPNEVAGHLLTRGPYTIRGYYKADEQNKKAFTPDGFYRTGDIVRLTKEGNVVVEGRDKDQINRGGEKVAAEEVENHLLAHADIHDAAMVSMPDPFLGERSCAFVIAKDNSKPAPEALKSFLRERGLAAYKIPDRIEWIDAFPQTGVGKVSKKALRELAAIHTANV; encoded by the coding sequence ATGTTTGTTCAACCACCTACATGGCCAGACGAATTTGCAAAACGCTACCGGGAAAACGGCTGTTGGCGTGGAGAAACCTTTGGCGGTATGCTTCGTGCACGCGCCGCATCGTTAGGGAATAAATCAGCGATTACATATTCTCATACGCACTTGAGCTACCAAGAACTTGATGAGCGCGTCAGCAGTCTTGCCGCTGGTTTTCATCAGCTTGGTATTCAAAAGGGAAGTCGAGTTGTCGTTCAGCTTCCTAACATTCCGGCTTTTTTTGAAGTCATTTTCGCTTTATTTCGAATCGGTGCTTTACCCGTCTTCTCGCTGCCATCTCATAGAAGCAGCGAAATCACGTATTTTATTGAGTTTGCCGAAGCAGACGCATATGTCATTACAGATATCGACGGCGGCTTTGATTATCGATCACTTGCACGTCAAGTGAAAGAAAAGCTTCCCTCTTTGCCTCATGTCATTGTTGCCGGGGAAGCTGAAGAATTCCTTGCCTTGGATGATCTGCGCAAGGACCCAGCACTTGATCCTCAAATTCATGTAGAGGCAAGCGATATTGCGTTTCTTCAGTTATCTGGAGGCAGCACAGGCCTTTCAAAGCTCATTCCTCGCACACATGATGACTATATTTATAGTCTTTGGAAAAGCAATGAGGTGTGCGAACTCACACAAGATAGTGTGTATCTGGCTACACTTCCAGTTGCACACAACTATCCATTAAGCTCGCCTGGAGTCCTTGGGACGTTATACGCAGGCGGAAGAGTTGTTCTTGCACCTGGCTCAAGCCCTGATGTAGTCTTTCCACTCATTGAAAAAGAGCGTGCGACCATTACCGCTGTGGTCCCACCTATCGCATTGATTTGGCTAGAGGCCGCTCCTCATCGATCAGATGACTTATCTAGTCTTAAGGTTTTACAAGTCGGTGGTGCTAAATTAAGTGCAGAGGCAGCAAAACATGTTATGCCTGCCCTTGGATGTAAGCTCCAGCAAGTTTTTGGCATGGCAGAAGGTCTGGTCAACTATACCAGATTGGATGATCCTGAACATGTCATTATTCATACACAAGGACGTCCGATGTCTGAATATGATGAGGTACTAGTGGTAGATGATGAAGACAAGCCAGTCCCTAATGAAGTAGCAGGACACCTTTTGACAAGAGGGCCCTATACAATTCGTGGCTACTATAAAGCCGATGAACAAAATAAAAAAGCCTTTACACCCGATGGCTTTTACAGAACAGGTGACATCGTGCGATTAACCAAAGAAGGAAATGTTGTTGTAGAAGGCAGAGACAAGGATCAAATCAATCGTGGTGGCGAAAAGGTGGCCGCTGAAGAAGTCGAAAACCATTTACTTGCGCATGCTGACATTCATGATGCCGCCATGGTGTCCATGCCGGATCCGTTCCTTGGTGAACGCTCATGTGCCTTTGTGATTGCGAAAGACAACAGCAAACCAGCACCCGAGGCGTTAAAGTCATTTCTAAGAGAACGCGGACTCGCTGCCTATAAAATTCCCGACCGCATTGAATGGATCGATGCGTTCCCACAAACAGGTGTAGGCAAAGTCAGTAAAAAAGCATTAAGAGAATTAGCTGCAATCCATACTGCCAACGTATAA
- a CDS encoding isochorismatase family protein: MAIPTIPAYPMPSTQDLPENKVNWIPDPNRAVLLIHDMQQYFLNAFQHDSSPITELVQHIEQLRDTCNELGIPVVYTAQPGDQDPKDRALLTDFWGPGLGDDEALTKIIDQLAPSEADTVLTKWRYSAFKKSKFLDILREDGRDQLIITGVYAHIGCMLTAAEAFMLDIETFFVADAVADFSLKHHKMAMTYAAERCAVTTTTDQIICRLTGQEADGDDLSFDSILHQVAEYLQVEPDQIPLDENLVYLGLDSIRMMSLAEKWRQQGAAVNFVELAANPTLAHWRTLLFPEKQPSIPNIDYL, encoded by the coding sequence ATGGCAATCCCTACTATTCCTGCGTATCCAATGCCGAGCACACAAGATTTACCCGAAAATAAAGTGAACTGGATACCGGATCCGAATCGTGCTGTTCTGCTGATACATGACATGCAGCAATATTTTTTAAATGCATTTCAACACGATTCATCACCGATCACAGAGTTAGTTCAACATATTGAACAATTACGTGATACATGCAATGAACTTGGAATTCCAGTCGTTTATACAGCTCAACCTGGTGACCAAGACCCGAAAGATCGTGCCTTATTAACAGATTTTTGGGGACCTGGACTTGGTGATGATGAAGCATTGACAAAGATCATTGATCAGCTCGCTCCATCTGAAGCAGATACAGTGCTGACAAAATGGCGTTATAGTGCATTTAAAAAATCCAAGTTTTTAGATATTCTCCGAGAAGATGGGCGAGATCAACTGATCATTACTGGCGTATATGCACATATCGGCTGTATGCTGACAGCCGCAGAAGCATTCATGCTCGATATTGAAACCTTTTTTGTCGCAGATGCCGTTGCTGACTTTTCACTTAAGCATCACAAAATGGCGATGACCTATGCAGCTGAGCGCTGTGCGGTAACCACAACAACAGACCAGATCATTTGTCGTTTAACAGGACAGGAAGCAGACGGTGATGACCTATCCTTTGATTCCATCCTTCACCAAGTAGCTGAGTATCTTCAAGTCGAGCCGGATCAAATACCGCTTGACGAGAATCTCGTCTACCTAGGTCTCGATTCTATTAGAATGATGAGCCTAGCGGAAAAGTGGAGGCAGCAAGGAGCGGCAGTCAATTTCGTTGAGCTTGCAGCAAATCCAACGCTCGCTCATTGGCGAACCCTTCTTTTCCCAGAAAAACAGCCATCTATCCCAAATATCGATTATTTGTAA